The nucleotide window GggcagaaaatgtgttactgaaAGGCACACCAGCTAAAAATTAAATTaggctttataaaataaaaccaatgtagCTACTTtgcaatacatttctgttttggggtttagatacaaATTCATGAGTCTGAATGGAAAAGCCTTCTGTCTACTTCCTAGTTTTTTTAGATCAAGTCAAAAGCGTTTTTAGTCAAAAGCTGCCACCACTACATTGTTCTTTAAAACTGGAGCTAGTGTGGATTGGAGAGACATTTAGCCTGCAGTGGCCAGTTTTCTGTATcctgacattaaaaataaaatttaacgcATGTAAGAAGGCAAACAGATAACTGTGCTTTTGTGAAGGTTTCAAGTGCATGTTTTCCCATTTTGTTACCACATTACTTCTGTATGGTAATAACAGTCTGGTTATTTACAGGGCAGCACCTCGGCTGTTCTCAGGCATTTGATGGAGTCGGGCAggagtttgcccatgcctggtacCTAGGAGACATTCATTTTGATGACGATGAGCACTTTGTTGGGCCAACCAGTGAACAAGGGATCAGCCTTTTAAAAGTAAGTccgtaatgtaaaaaaaatacctgttatgcggagggctgtggagtcggagttggagtcggagacaattttgggttcCTGGAGTCTGTGTAGATAAAAATGTGTTGACTcggactcctgataaatttaaattatattaaaaaaaatacagcaatttcaaatgtcctatttcaaaAACAATTTGTACTTAGTACTTTGTACTAAGtactctgatgtaagaataaagcccagtgcatagttgtatttctactagtgtgaagttaaTCTGAgctatacaacctgacattcacattttatgtaatcaggattatgtacattacaaaaagtgttttcattttatttcagatataatgtgtttaacaagttcatttgagtgtaaaaaaatgtaatgatataggtgtaggtgagtgctattgCCTGATGTGtcttcaggtgtcctgtctgccctctccatatatgctcccatccataCTAGGCAGTTAGATAAGTGGGCCCCCCTGGCCCTGgggcctcccactgccctgtctttagcagaagatcagcaaacaaaaataaaggcagcagcgtctgctcaacttcttctgtctgctaaaagagcttagaagaacttggaggaacagctttttggattcaactgtaagtgttcatgtttattttaaaactgcatggctgcttgtgtgtactatgatgaaaggctgtgtgcatgtttctggataaaactgcaggacaatgtgtatgtttatgtgtatggTGGAGGAatatatgaatgtttgtgtatcgTGCAtggtgtgtatgtttctgagtaaaatgtagggctctgtgttgtgtgtatagtatatatgtttgttcatgtttttctgtataggacaaattatgtctaagtttagtgcagggctatagcttatttgtgtttatagtcccgtgttgtatgtatgtttgcaatagcgCAGGactatgtgtttgtgtatgtgtatttaaatcaaagaatatgctagttagtattacatattctatatttataGAGTTTTAGTGGGTCTAACGAAAATGCACCTActagagcatcaaatttgaaaagacacttgcaccgttttcatcctaaagtgttagaagttgtgaatgagaaagatatcaaaaaaaatattccatttacttctgggataaaaaaaaaatggtcagaaatctactggagaccaaacacaactaagaagattctttatatctgacaatattaccataacaatgacaccagaaaaatacaaaaaacacattattgaaatggtagtaaagaatagtgtaccactatccttcatttcacagccagcctttttaggcataaatggagaaatggctgaaaaacttggtgtttctctggaaagagaaagtataagaaaacaaatatttgaagaggtcaaatgtaaaaaggaagaactacgaaaaggtcacattcaaagggacattttgtcttcataaaaatggatgcatgcacatgtCACAGAgtcatttattttgctattaatgttggatttgttgatgaaaataataaaacaataacgcaaaccGTGGGAGTAAAAgacacatcacaccagtgactatcttcagaagttatgGGAGGatgaacagattctatgtattgtgacagataatgcttctaatatttaaaacacaactgagaaaatgcagaaagtagatgaagaaagtgacaggcagatattaaaggaagacagtcttgcaagtattggagaaagtgaattcgaagagaatagtgacattttgaataacattgttaaagaagcatctaagcgtactactattcaacatatgcattGTGCTATTCATACTCtacaacttgcaataagagatggactgaaagatcgtcatgcagctactccaattggcaaattgaggcaggtaactgttgcagccagccAGGGCCCTTAAAACTGATGCGATTTttaaaagacgtgcaggaaaaggagccattttggatcaaacaacacgctggggaagcacttatttgatagtaaagcatttgcttgaactaaaagactttcttgaagaactggacaatgaaaatgttttattaactaaaAGCCAGTGGACAAGTAAAAGCattggaaaatctactttctagcCCCTTTACTGTCACGAaaagtttgcaatctgaagatttaacacctggtaaattgttcttgaaatggaagagcttgatatattgcctgaacaaaagtggagggttaatagctgatggcattgtatcttcaatgaagaaaaaaagagaatctcCTACTgaataatcaaatcttgttatcTGCTATtaatgttgatccaatgagccaaattttgttgagcgatgaccagactgatactgcaaaaaaggccctctatgatgaagcagttggcatgaagggattactacctgaaacaccaccactggatgaagcaaTAAGTACTGGTatctcaggatcatcctcttcaaatgacaaaatggaactttcgaAAGTAAAGCAacgttgcatatgcgtgaaagataaacgaccagaaaatgtccaaaaaaagagattacagcaggagttttttaaagaattaaaagaagtagaaaagtatgctCGCTGaacgaaactgactgtagaagaagccatccttgtttatcccgaaaTTATTGgcgatgtggctagaaccgtaacagcaatgccaacCAAATCAGTGTTGAAAGaatattttcagctctaaaaataatccagtcagatttaggagcttctatgaaagaggatctggcagaagcaattctgtttattagaacaacactacattgagttagttttggattgcatttaacagctattctactctacaactatattccaagtttaatatataaactgttttaggttttccagcttttgtttttgttcatgtagttaagctttgtttttgttttaaaactaccaaagaatgtggttcatatttttaaactgataaagttcctgttcctaatttttatgcatgctatgctactactttatagccacttgatgaaaacaataaataaaaccctattgttttcatttttttgtcttttgtgtaaactggccaatacagtagcctagccagtagttctgtggttaaatagcgtgtatgttgccttccttcaatcaacatagaaaatacatagcatattacagggtttctcactTTATTTTCACACTTTTCCATTCATGCATACCTTTGCAAccaaaacttcacaaaaaaatttagacccccctaaatattcataaatcaataaatttattataaaatatatattacaatatttttaccattaaagtttttctcaagaaacaataaataaaaatgtgtaataattaattaaatggtttattaataaataatgctttctccgctaaacatttttgtataataatttgagcaatcctgctcacttattgttaaaaatacactaatgatgctttctaataaagcaaccgaattaattagcctatttcttcttactatggtggtaaaaataagagttggtgtcccttactttcaaacAAGCTCTTTACCTGTCTAGTTTTATGAAAAGGggcattatccataattaggatggcatgctgaacactcttttcattaaaaaaattaaaaatataatcaataaaattgaggaatgcttcttgattaaatgttTGTGCAGTGAAgggtcccattttttttcttcacacaacaaattgaagaatttctggaacgcactccagccacaacatgcactgcCCTATGCCCAATAAGAGATCTTCCCCTTTGAGatgttctcattgagatgtttaaaactattttttcaagaaagtagatgtttatTCCATCTTCCCTAGCAAtaagatcaaggattttgttagcatagctaagcctttttTGAAGAGAATGGGAATCATtgtgccttgcaggaattaaagaagttctttttaatgactgGTTATGGCTGTACAATTACAACCCAAAGCAAATCcgttcagataactgtctaccactctttgatgTTCTGCATTACCTAATTTTCTGGCCATAAgagtaagtgcaatactaaatataaagctaataactttaaagataaaaagatgaataatattatcttaaaacttagtataaatccctgaaataaagatttattttaaaattatataaggtaaaaaacataataattgaaaaaccatcaatttattttcatatatttttattaatgtttctttatttatggtaaaaatattgagttatatttaattttataataaatttattgatttatgaataattagggggtctaaactttttttgtgaagtttgaatgcaaaagtgttaagataaaatgagaaactaTGTAAACACAGAGGAGTCGGAGTCAGAGTCGGGGGTATCAGATACTGAGGAGTCGGGGAGTCGGAgtcaaaggatttatctaccgactccacagccctggttatGTGCAATATAACAAGATTTACTTCAGTTTAGACTTAGTGACTGGGGCAAAAAAGGCAAGGCAGGGCATAAAGACCTTCCTTTTAACAATCTTATTAAGAATGTACACTGGGGTCAACATGCACAGCCCATAGTACATTATTGGCATACCTTGGTGCCCAAGTCAATTAACTCATGTGAGTATgaatgggagttacatcattccagtaTGGTCGATGAAAATGGCCAAAGGtcccaaatctgaaaaaaacagacaagttATTGGTGGTGAGTTGAACTAAACTTTTAAATACCAATTAAATACCATTCTACAATATGGTGTTTATGTTTGTGAACTAAAGTAATAACCACAGGTTaatgtagacatttttttctggagGATATATTGTACAACCCTTAAAACAAAATCTATAGCATTTATATCTAATATTTTTCGTTGCAGGTTGCTGTTCATGAAATTGGTCATGCTCTTGGCCTGCCCCATATAAACCGCATTGGGTCTGTGATGCAGCCAAATTATACACCCCAGGGAAAACACTTCGAGTTGGACTGGGAGGACAGAAaggctgtacagaaaaaatatggtaatacattttatttgattgacATCTAATCACCAACCAGACCTCTACAGCAGCACATAAGGGGGACATAAAGACATGAAACATAGACACTTTGAATTTTCTCTCTTTATTGAGGTGGAATGACCTTCAGTTCCACAGCCCACCTATATCAGTAAAGTATTGTAACAAGCATTCATTACAATACATCCCTATATGCAATTTACAGGATATATAAAACAGCGGATCAGAGTAATATAGATAATTCtagaattacagaaaaaaacaaaactgatcaAAGCTTGGTGAAGTGATCACAGATTACAGTGCCTTACATAAATAACACAGGgctgtttaaatataaatttagccAGTACTATCAGTatccagtatttacatagcgccgaTATATTGTgcagtccattgtcatatcactaactgtccctcaaaggggcaaacagtctaatgtccctaccatagtcatatgtcattaacattgtCTAGGGACAATTGTTGAGGTAAAGCTAACCTAACTGTAtggtatttttggaatgtgggtcgAAATCAGAGTacaaggaggaaacccacagaaaaacagggagaacatacaaacctttgcagatagcgtcctggctgtcCTGACCGGGAACATACAGCAGCCATTTTAGGGTATGTCAGACCTCTTAAAGTGCTTACTTGACTGAGAGGCTACATGTAGCGTTTCATCCACAGCAGCCCAATAGTGAACGAATAGGGGTGGCATTGAGCAGTTTAGTACTGTTTACTGCTGCCTACTGTCACACATACAAATGCTCGTTCTTTAGGTTAGTGTGAAAGTGTGAAAACAGTGTGAAAGGCTGAGCACTGGGAACCATGCAAGAACACTTGTTTCTACTAGAGGTGTGAACCAGACTTTCAGACCTGTGGTTACAAACTGCTGCTGTTATATTCCTTCAGCTACTTCTCTACAGTACTGTGCAGGTTTTACCCTGCAGTTGTTGTACCCTCCACAGTTCAACCAAACTCATCCTCATTGTCACGTGGTTGAATGCCGTTAAGGGCGGTTGAAGGTGAGATTTTAGTTTGCTGTTGTTCAATAATTTCAAAAAGCTGACTTTTTCAGTCCTCCAGCAGCAACTGCAACTGCTTTCCAAGCGATGTGAGCTGTAGTTAAAGGAGGTTGCATTtaagtcaatggaagcagctgTCCACTCAAAGAACCTGTTCTGATTCTAATAACCAAAGCATTAACACAGAAAAGGGTGTATTATTCCCAGTAAATGAACTGGTGCAGTCCTAATGCTTTCTTACCAACATATATTACAATACTCCAGTCCCTAAATTTTGGATGAATTTTCCTATATACAATTTCACTCTATTATACTGTGgtacttttttttcaatgcctcTATTTGTGTTGCTTTACTTGATCTTTGTTTTAATAGACCTATCTAACGCTGTATACATAATTACGCAAAAGGTGAGGAAGATCACATTTAATCTATATGTATGTGTCACTAGGCTCATGTGATGGCAGTTTCAGCACCGTGTTTGACTGGGTGAGGAAGGAACGGAATTCACGTGGGGACACCATCTACAGGTTCAACACCTACTTCTTCAAGACTGGCTGGTACTGGATGTATGAAAATAAGAGTAACAGAACAAGATTCGGGGACCCTCTCCCAATCAAATCAGGCTGGAAAGGACTCCCAGACAAAAACATAGATGCCTATGTACATGTCTGGACATGGAATATAGATGCCCAGTATTTctttaaaggtaaaaattaaaacataagcCTGCCTTCCAGAAAATTTGATTTAGGAAATAGGTGACGTTAGACAGATCAAACGTGTCAGAAGTTCTAACCTTTTCCACTCTACTATTGTTTCGTAAGTGTCCCCATTGGTCATTACAACAAGAGCAAAACTTACACCAAGACGTTAAACTCCAAATATTTTGttgtggtttttaaaaaaaaagtttccaaatacaagaaaaaaacatactatattgcactttaccagtccttagatgtagttgtaatattctgcatttattattttcctgtCACTCATTAGAACTGATAAAGTGGCTCGGACTAGCCATATTTAACATGAAAACCTTCACTGACATTCTTTGTTTGAAGCTTCCTGGAAAATAGTTCTTGCTCATGCAGTAGATGACCtaagtagaaaaaataaaggtataaatataaaacaggaaCCCACAACACTCTAATCTAATCTCTGTGTTCATATTCATAATTAATTGTAGATTTTTTGCTTTGAAGGTACTCAGGTCTGGCGCTATGACCCTGACAAAGACATCGCTTATACAGAAGACTGGAAGAAAAATAAGTACCCTCAGCTCATATCGGAGGCTTTCCCTGGGGCTCCGAGTCCCCTAGACGCAGCTTTCTTTGACAAAAAGGAGCGGCTCATATATTTCTTCAGACAAAGCAATGTACGGATGAGTACCCATATATGTAGCATTTTTTGTAGGACCTCAAGTGTCATTTGTACTATTCTATTATTTTGAGAAAGAAGTGTTCATCTACAAATTCAAAGAGACCTACATTGAGATAGCAGTGAGGCAGCTAAACTAATTTGTctttttggtaacaaaaaaaaaaaccccaaatagaattttggcaaaaacattttttgttatttcaaatATAATTGCAAAGCTCCATGGCATTGTCACCAAACCTGCAGTTATGATGAATAGGTAACTATGATAATgtctcaactaaaaaaaaaaaaagtgtatggttttctgtaaattaaagttaTCTCAATGAGTCCCCTAGGTTGtagtatatacatttacaatgaataCAGCATACTAGAATTAGTTAATAATTACATGCAATGTTTTTATGCCTAATTAGGATTTACAGCAAGTATggtgtatttattgtaaataagcaCCATCTAGTGTACTCAATGAGTATGACAGCCACTAATAAACCAATGTATTTCCAACATAACTTTCattaatatatacagaaaaaaaacacctcccGTTTGTTTTTTCACCaaaatattataatcataatacACTATTGGGCATATTTTTACAGATCCTAAGAACCAACCTCAAGAAAGGTTGGTGACAATTAAATGTTAAGAGCCTTAGCGAATAAATTGAAAATTACcttgaaagaaaatgtattttcacaaaaagttatttttttcaattttgctcaacacatgggctctatttataaaacagggaatatgaaattccctcaaacatttcatggtgggaatcaattagtgccattgacctagaagattccaaccagggaatgtttggtgggatgtcagatttcctgtttgaCAAATAGAGCCCAAGTTGTCTAGCAAAAGCAGACTAtctatgctttttaaaatgtaggtgTGACAATAAATACCTGTTTATCATACTCCTGCATTTAGATTAGAGATACCATTCTCATGTAGGATATGCCTGGTTGCACTACAGTGGGATGAAATATTGTTGCCAAGGTGTCGCTGTGGATTTTCAGGCCTGTAGCTTGTCAGTCTGTGGCCACACCTAGTGCAGCCTACTGTTTTTTATTCAACACTGCCTCTGTTGCTGAAACCTTATcaatgtgagctgcagtgtctaggATGGGAGTGTGTAAGATACAAATGAAGGAGAAATAGCTGTTGAATGTTGAGTATCTCCCGCTCACCCAATGTCACTACAGAACACAGTAGTGTCATAGCAGTTGGCAGAGGAATAACCACAATACCCAGCAGCAGACACACTTTCTGACTCACCTGGAAGTGTTGAATAGCAAGGCTGCCAGAGCTCTTCAAAAAGAACAGTTTTTAAACACCATTGACTAGAAAAGTAAGTATAAACCTATTGTACTAGCTTAGTTTCTgctgtttttctattttggtaTCTGTCCCCTCTTGGGTAGGAACTTTATGCAAAccatattgctttaaaaaattgcaCCAACTTGAAACTGTGGCAATCCAATTCTGAAACTTGCCGAGTCTGGTTGGCTTAGTTTCAAGTGAGTGCagtttgcatatattttgcataGAAGTGaaaatttttgcattttgactGTTTATTAGGATGACCTATTTGACGAGGAATGctctttaaaataaagtgaaatctTTGTTTTACCAAAACAAGTTTAAGTTgatcagaatttaaaatatgCCAACCATTGAGTACTgctacaagaacaaaaaaaataataaaagtaataagtaGTAATGtgttattaataatgattattaaaaatgattaatagTGCATTACCATTCCAGGTAACTGCATTCAGTGTGGATAAGAATAAGGTGGTTGAAGGCTTTCCAAAACGCATCATAGATGTTTTTCCAGCAGTGGACCCTGCAGACCACCCAATAGGGTACATTGATGCCGTCTATTCTTCCTATACACATCAGGCAACCTACTTTATCAAGGAAAGTTATTACTGGAAAATGGTGAAAGATCAAGAAAGACAAGCCAATTCGTCCCTGCCGCTAAACGGACTATGGCCCAAGAAAAAGATTAATTCCAAATGGTATGATATTTGTGATGTCCATCCATCTGTTCTCTTCAACATGACATAGTCTGGAAATCTGTCACGTTTGGTCTGTATGCTGAGCAGTGAAGGACAAAAACATTGCAACACAATGTTTATGATTGCATTCCAAACAACTCCAACGCTTCACCTCGTACCATTATAGCTGTTCCCAGGACTGCTGCTACGGGAAGGGGACAGGGAGGCCCAGCAGCTATGGGTTCTTCTAAATAACTTGTGATCAtttgtgtaatataaaaataactaacACGCCAAGCTCTCCAGGAAATATTTAACTTGCTATTACTGTATCCTGAGTGTACAGAATCCAGGACTAAAACAACATGCCTCAATCTTTTTTAAAAGTGTACCTGTCCTGACacacttaaaaaatgaaatgtgtataGGTAAAGCCACAACCTCCTGTAATATGAAAGAGATGTAATGCTTTGCATTCGTCATAATGGGACTCTGTTACCTTTGGGCATATTCTCAAAAATCCATTTTTGATAACATGTTAATAGCATATGTGGAAATTAACACGTTACTGCAACATGTGTTAGTGCTCTGCATTGTCATTAATTCCTAATGTCACCATGATCACTTCCCAATGCACTACATTGCAAAgcttagcaaaacatttttggaaatgcaGCTAGCAATATTTCTTTGTGTTGTGGAGTGTCCTAACGCAACCCTCATGTTAATGGGCCCTTACTTTTGTAATGCAGTCAGGGTGCATTTATTCTACTagtatgcagatttttttccccagtacGTATACTTCATGCTGGCACGCCAAAACGTAAAAACAATGCAAGCAAGAAATATCATAAGGACTGGCATTAATACCTGTTTATAATGTTGCTGTTAATAAATAGCAGGTACACTACAAAAGACAGATCAGTCAAATATGAAAAGAGCTGCATCTGCCTTGTACGCACATATTGggaaaaaataatgcataattactTTTTTGGGTCTATAACTGGAAAGCAAACGTctgtttttacaaaacaaatgggCCATTCCAATGCAATTATATTAACCCTTTTCTGCCAATAACTAACTACACTGTTACCCACTGCTACTGTCACATCATAAACATACACTATCACCCAGGTATCAGGGGGTTAATGCTcaaaatactataaatattatttaacaaaatcaTGCCATTCATTTCAGGGTGTAGCAAACAGGTTTTTAAAGCCCTACCTGTGTTCTGTGTTGGCTCTGCAACTATGCCACACTGCCACCAAAATAGCCTGTCCCCTGCCATCAGTAGTCTGCAGATAAGGACTGCTGCTCTCTGAACTTGTCTGACACACCCCTGCGGAGCAGAACTATGGCTCTGTAAAGGTCATACTTCCTTCTGATTGGAGCACACTAACTCTGTGTTAAATGGCTGTTGAAAGAACACCGCTCTCATACAGGACTATGGGTTATGGTTTACAGGATTCTCTACTGAGGTGTGGTACTTAATAAGTGATAATGCACATTACAGTAGCATTCATCATGAAAGACACCCCAACACACTAAGTATTGTGACACATTATGCCCATGTATTGCAGTGCACCTTAACACAACACAATGTGTTTTAGTGTGCTGCTAATCTTAATGTTTCCTTTTACTGTACTACTTTTACCATTCTCTACACAATAACAGTTCCTATGCTGAATTAGGCCACAAATGTCCACATTGGGGAAACAGTAGGAAAACAAAGCTACTTTCTTTAACCTGACTACCCTTggcacattttttattacaagtaaTACAGCCCTGAACATGGGAATAATTTACTTTTGCTGCTAAGACTAAACTAGACGTTAAAGGTAATCTGCCACATAGCAAATGTCCTGTATGAGAAGCTTCAGGTGAAGCAGACTCTTATAAAGCAAACCATATCTAGGACAATATGACTAAATGCCTTGTAACTAATATGTAGTCCAGGGTGGGGGGGTCACAAAATAACATCTTCTCCTGGGGCTAATTATACAGATATTTTGCTTTGTTACGGATTCTCTTTAAAGAAAttcctaatgtaaaatatttatttatccattttgcatatgttaatattttataagcCCTTACTATTTTAGAagtctaaaatgtatatttcacagGATGCTCGTGACCACTATATTTGGACAATGTACATAGCCTATTTGGGCTTTCTCAAAGGAGGCTT belongs to Pyxicephalus adspersus chromosome 2, UCB_Pads_2.0, whole genome shotgun sequence and includes:
- the LOC140323405 gene encoding matrix metalloproteinase-21-like — its product is MELSGCLKTVSIPFTLLYLIYSLEGTHSEKLFHNRDHSDVELQNHPQADAILSPEAAQQYLVKYGWVDPVNWEEQAFGESLDLDQAPQDVSQLISEGESSERSFLPSPNKTSLSSTFSESLKKFQEANGLNATGILDTPTKLAMNKPRCGVPDHKAPSKRKNATLSLLATNETYHDPTQPERTRGRRSVLSTLVEHYRKKRDERNALENGNAMSISKRTLKWRLMGEGYSMQLTIDQQRRILRTAFRMWSEVIPLQFVEDLTGDDIDIRVGFGTGQHLGCSQAFDGVGQEFAHAWYLGDIHFDDDEHFVGPTSEQGISLLKVAVHEIGHALGLPHINRIGSVMQPNYTPQGKHFELDWEDRKAVQKKYGSCDGSFSTVFDWVRKERNSRGDTIYRFNTYFFKTGWYWMYENKSNRTRFGDPLPIKSGWKGLPDKNIDAYVHVWTWNIDAQYFFKGTQVWRYDPDKDIAYTEDWKKNKYPQLISEAFPGAPSPLDAAFFDKKERLIYFFRQSNVTAFSVDKNKVVEGFPKRIIDVFPAVDPADHPIGYIDAVYSSYTHQATYFIKESYYWKMVKDQERQANSSLPLNGLWPKKKINSKWYDICDVHPSVLFNMT